In Stieleria varia, one genomic interval encodes:
- a CDS encoding M14 family zinc carboxypeptidase — translation MKTNTLTLLTLPLFAIIAVPGVVAAADPIVSFSTDFPGGNLRVISNDGATADVAPDLRGGRDWFYWCFQATALRPGKVTFRFPEKVAGFLRGAVGFQGPAVSNDGGQTWRWRGSNHDQSSADEFSWDFTAVGQTMRFAVTIPYTRSDFDRFVEQHRGNSHLQLSVLTHTRLDREVPVIQVGHPGDGRRAMLITCRHHACETIASFLFEGVIATAISDSDAGRAFREKYVLYAVPLVDIDGVEAGDQGKNRPPHDHNRDYGEESIYRSVQAIKVLGTEKNIRVLLDLHCPTLVMDIHQRFYFVGPSDMPPQNESVVQQLASFMKSELPAGAPHGPVLQLSPIDKEHHKYCSGYFSTLPGMLMAVTLETPFAPRKAKMSPDEVRSYGAALLRAWNQVTIPTVQAGIDPEAP, via the coding sequence ATGAAAACGAACACCCTAACATTGTTGACGTTGCCGTTGTTCGCGATCATCGCCGTTCCTGGCGTTGTCGCTGCGGCTGACCCGATCGTTTCCTTCTCGACCGATTTTCCCGGCGGAAATCTGCGTGTGATTTCCAACGACGGTGCAACCGCAGACGTCGCACCGGATTTGCGTGGGGGACGCGACTGGTTCTATTGGTGCTTCCAGGCTACGGCGTTGCGTCCAGGAAAGGTAACCTTTCGTTTCCCTGAAAAGGTAGCCGGGTTTCTACGCGGTGCTGTTGGGTTTCAGGGACCGGCTGTCAGCAATGACGGTGGGCAGACGTGGAGGTGGCGGGGATCGAACCATGACCAGTCGTCCGCCGATGAGTTCTCGTGGGACTTTACTGCGGTCGGACAAACGATGAGGTTCGCGGTAACGATTCCGTACACTCGCTCTGACTTCGATCGGTTCGTCGAGCAGCACCGGGGAAATTCGCACCTGCAGCTCAGCGTGCTCACCCACACGCGACTCGATCGTGAGGTCCCCGTGATTCAGGTCGGCCATCCGGGCGACGGGCGTCGAGCCATGCTGATCACCTGTCGGCATCATGCCTGCGAAACGATCGCCAGCTTTCTATTCGAAGGAGTGATCGCGACAGCGATCTCGGACTCCGATGCGGGTCGTGCGTTTCGTGAAAAGTATGTGTTGTACGCGGTGCCGCTGGTCGACATCGATGGGGTTGAGGCCGGCGATCAGGGCAAGAATCGTCCTCCGCATGATCACAACCGAGACTATGGCGAAGAGTCCATCTATCGCAGCGTGCAGGCGATCAAGGTTCTCGGCACCGAAAAGAACATTCGCGTTCTGCTGGACCTACACTGCCCGACCTTGGTAATGGACATTCATCAGAGGTTTTATTTCGTCGGGCCCAGCGACATGCCACCACAGAATGAGTCGGTTGTGCAACAGTTGGCCTCGTTCATGAAATCGGAGCTGCCCGCCGGAGCCCCTCACGGACCGGTGCTGCAACTGAGCCCGATCGACAAAGAACATCACAAGTACTGCAGCGGGTATTTCTCGACGCTACCAGGAATGTTGATGGCCGTCACGCTGGAAACACCGTTCGCCCCCAGGAAAGCGAAGATGTCCCCCGACGAGGTTCGAAGTTACGGTGCGGCGTTGCTGCGAGCCTGGAATCAGGTGACGATTCCAACCGTTCAGGCTGGCATCGACCCTGAAGCTCCGTAG
- a CDS encoding FixH family protein, producing the protein MNHQCDDTSVLRAQARRAASLRCYEIIRCMALVLTGILAVSVNGCQSPAEDMSKVQVDLTLEPSEPVVGNANVMVRLTDTEGTLIEKADVQVEGNMNHAGMKPSFAEMTESEPGLYSGTLDFTMGGDWFLLVSAKMPDGTTVERKFDVPRVKVQ; encoded by the coding sequence ATGAATCATCAATGCGACGATACGAGCGTGCTGCGAGCGCAGGCACGGAGAGCCGCGAGTTTGCGATGCTACGAAATCATTCGCTGCATGGCGCTTGTTCTGACAGGCATCCTGGCGGTGTCTGTCAATGGCTGCCAGTCGCCAGCGGAGGATATGTCCAAAGTTCAAGTCGATTTGACACTGGAGCCTTCCGAACCTGTCGTCGGAAACGCAAACGTAATGGTGCGTTTGACCGACACGGAGGGCACGCTGATCGAGAAAGCGGACGTGCAAGTGGAAGGAAACATGAATCATGCCGGCATGAAGCCGTCCTTCGCGGAAATGACCGAGTCGGAACCCGGCCTTTATTCTGGCACGCTCGACTTCACGATGGGAGGCGATTGGTTCTTGCTTGTCTCCGCAAAAATGCCTGACGGAACGACGGTGGAACGAAAATTTGACGTGCCGAGGGTCAAAGTGCAGTGA
- a CDS encoding 4Fe-4S binding protein produces the protein MTSTLQSPKTTTIAPAIASNESEQRRTRTSIDVLRMPLLGSFLRWRWSRILLQVPVFVLSLIMIAHAFWGPQLAPKNLASLLTWVHFRGLVVLVILLAGNLFCMACPFMLPREIARRLRLPTLEWPQALRNKWPGIALFVFVLFVYELFDLFSDPWWTGVLIVGYFALALLIDSLFRRASFCKYVCPVGQFNFVSATMSPLEVAVRDPLTCEQCRTKDCIRGVRGSSTPSVSEPISTIDSATNNALPIIQRGCELGLFQPRKVGNLDCTFCLDCVYACPHDNVGVFTRLPAEELTHAGTRSGLGTVESRFDFTALIIVFTFGAILNAFAMISPVYALEQWVAEQTGLSVEWPILMAMFTIAIVFEPAVLLLLAAGLTSRFSESGESLLLIVNRYARSLLPIGFGIWLAHYGFHLFTGLLTIIPVAQNAVLGCFQTAWLGEPQWQLGGLPESVVFPMEIGFMSLGLIGSWMIAWSIASETSSRQTAHRTWLRFAPWATLHLTLFVAAVWIMNQPMDMRGTFLGG, from the coding sequence GTGACTTCCACGTTGCAATCTCCCAAGACGACGACGATTGCTCCGGCAATTGCATCGAACGAATCCGAACAGCGAAGGACCAGAACATCGATCGATGTTCTGCGAATGCCGTTGCTTGGTTCGTTCCTGCGTTGGCGTTGGTCCAGGATTTTGCTGCAAGTCCCCGTATTCGTGCTCAGTCTGATCATGATTGCTCATGCATTCTGGGGACCACAACTTGCACCCAAGAACTTGGCCTCGCTCTTGACGTGGGTGCACTTTCGTGGGTTGGTGGTGTTGGTGATCCTGCTGGCGGGCAATCTTTTCTGCATGGCTTGCCCCTTCATGTTGCCGCGTGAAATCGCTCGGCGACTACGGTTGCCAACATTGGAGTGGCCGCAGGCACTGCGGAACAAATGGCCAGGGATCGCACTGTTTGTATTTGTTTTATTCGTCTATGAACTATTCGATCTATTCTCAGACCCGTGGTGGACCGGAGTCTTGATCGTCGGCTACTTTGCACTCGCACTGCTGATCGATTCGCTCTTTCGTCGTGCGTCGTTTTGCAAATACGTCTGCCCTGTGGGCCAGTTCAATTTCGTCAGCGCGACGATGTCGCCGCTGGAAGTCGCAGTCCGCGACCCGTTGACGTGCGAGCAATGCCGCACGAAAGACTGTATACGAGGCGTTCGTGGCAGTTCGACGCCATCGGTTTCCGAGCCAATCTCCACGATCGATTCGGCAACCAACAATGCATTGCCAATCATTCAACGAGGTTGCGAACTGGGGCTGTTCCAACCTCGCAAGGTGGGAAATCTGGACTGCACGTTCTGCTTGGATTGTGTATATGCCTGTCCGCATGATAACGTCGGCGTGTTCACTCGTTTGCCGGCCGAGGAACTGACGCATGCGGGAACACGCTCGGGACTTGGCACGGTGGAATCACGCTTTGATTTTACCGCGCTGATCATTGTTTTTACTTTTGGCGCGATCCTCAATGCGTTCGCAATGATCAGTCCCGTTTACGCACTGGAGCAATGGGTAGCGGAGCAAACGGGGCTGAGTGTCGAATGGCCGATCTTGATGGCAATGTTCACCATTGCGATTGTGTTCGAGCCCGCCGTATTGCTGTTGCTCGCCGCAGGTTTGACGAGTCGTTTTTCGGAGTCTGGCGAATCGCTTCTCTTGATCGTCAATCGCTATGCGCGGTCGTTGCTTCCCATCGGTTTCGGTATCTGGCTTGCGCATTATGGATTCCATTTGTTTACCGGGTTGCTGACGATCATTCCTGTGGCGCAGAACGCGGTATTGGGCTGCTTCCAAACGGCTTGGCTTGGTGAGCCTCAATGGCAACTGGGTGGATTGCCTGAGTCAGTCGTCTTTCCGATGGAGATCGGATTCATGAGCCTCGGGTTGATCGGATCGTGGATGATTGCTTGGTCAATTGCGTCGGAGACTTCGTCGCGGCAGACCGCACATCGTACTTGGCTTCGGTTTGCCCCTTGGGCAACGTTACACCTGACGCTCTTCGTGGCCGCAGTCTGGATCATGAACCAACCGATGGACATGCGTGGGACATTCTTGGGAGGTTGA
- a CDS encoding CRTAC1 family protein, with product MNRTLKNPKPLIAAAVVCVLLVLGFAVYIMRSQEDDQQAADKMFASEQTVASFYASLAALDVEENERAEKLLTDAVKRETREPALWANLAVAQMRLNEPDKSAESLRRALDQASDSRELALLNSQILEYSGRIEQAINQLQKLHREWPENVAVTFSLASLLGQIQDDAAEAERISLLKDILDRVPNNLRVLSEQARVAASLGRDAELRQAIDALDRNSAAWPDAIKQYLTKADEEARDGNHRQAALSLTFLQNLLKPRPEYQQSLAQLGILTVGAIGTPLRSPLRLTMPSAETADADHQLTFEETYPLGKAARPDHVLAMEHSGERRSTLISLSDNLLHIDALAALPFPGLSTTANPASVCVADVNSDFHQDLICVGEKGCRIFLGTQDGSFSLVNDPSEDLNRSASSVWPVDIDADGDIDLLLSDDETALRGVRNNGDMTFTSIETGIEAHSVANLASVDFDGDGDVDVVTLDDSGALIAWQNERGGKYVATELPDDQRRIALAIGDIDRSGRMDLITISESGHLRSAHWEVDHWTESPIATWLPTDSFTTAVTGDLYLSTADLDNNGGVDVVASTTSKNAVWLQTTDGAWTLLDQSPSIRPTSIVDFNEDGRLDLVGLSESGVTVALNQSQAGYGWTTLKPLANTGAGDKRINSFGIGGRIEVRAGNLVQANEIDSPRVHFGLGNHRRADVARIIWPNGTVQAEFDLTSGETLVANQRLKGSCPWVFTFDGQDFRFVKDFIWRSPLGLRINAQTTAGVTQTEDWIKIPGDQLAEVDGRYLVRITAELWETHFFDHVSMIAVDHPIDVEVFVDERFVPQSMPDQKVTSLAPPKPLSNIVDDAGDSMDETLRSNDGVYADGFALGEFQGVAKDHWIEFDLPSEASPDQTVMIVGHGWIYPTDSSLNAALDQGNAARPYPLILEQQHPDGHWSLVQENLGFPAGKNKDVLLPIPSRSLTVSRRFRLRTNMEVYWDSLRWSYVVESVEPRLTTLKTSRTTLRYRGYSRLLPEHRRRPDTPVYEVTSTGQRWLDLDGYYTRYGDIGDLLESVDDRYAIVNAGDELVFEFDAIGRPPSGWQRDFVLVGDGWVKDGDLNTAFSQTVLPLPSHDKTEYRGPLVPLIEDAVYQQHIKDWLNYHTRYITHDHFHQHLWQQNAGVGTNEAQP from the coding sequence ATGAATCGAACACTGAAAAATCCAAAACCTTTGATTGCCGCAGCGGTCGTATGTGTCCTGCTGGTATTGGGATTCGCAGTTTACATCATGCGTTCTCAAGAGGACGACCAACAAGCGGCTGACAAGATGTTCGCATCGGAGCAAACCGTCGCGAGCTTTTATGCGAGTCTAGCCGCTCTCGATGTCGAGGAAAATGAACGCGCCGAGAAACTACTCACGGACGCTGTCAAACGGGAGACTCGCGAACCAGCGCTGTGGGCCAATTTGGCCGTGGCTCAAATGAGACTGAACGAACCCGACAAATCAGCCGAGTCGTTGCGTCGTGCATTGGACCAAGCAAGTGATTCGAGAGAACTTGCTTTGCTCAATTCACAGATTTTGGAGTATTCGGGTCGAATCGAGCAAGCAATCAATCAACTGCAAAAGCTGCACAGAGAGTGGCCCGAGAATGTGGCTGTTACTTTTTCACTGGCTTCACTGCTGGGCCAGATCCAGGATGACGCGGCCGAAGCCGAACGAATTTCTTTGTTGAAAGACATCCTCGACCGCGTCCCAAACAACCTGCGAGTGCTCAGTGAGCAAGCTCGTGTCGCTGCATCACTTGGACGAGACGCGGAATTGCGTCAAGCGATCGACGCGCTTGATCGCAACAGCGCGGCCTGGCCGGACGCCATCAAGCAGTACTTGACGAAGGCTGATGAGGAAGCTCGTGATGGAAATCATCGCCAAGCCGCATTGTCACTGACTTTTCTGCAAAACCTGCTCAAACCGCGGCCAGAGTATCAGCAGAGCTTGGCTCAGTTGGGCATCCTCACCGTCGGGGCGATCGGAACGCCATTGCGTTCACCCTTGCGTTTGACGATGCCGTCTGCCGAAACCGCTGACGCCGACCATCAATTGACTTTTGAAGAGACCTATCCACTTGGAAAAGCAGCGCGGCCAGACCACGTGTTGGCAATGGAGCATTCCGGAGAGCGGCGCTCAACCCTGATCTCGCTCTCCGACAACTTGCTCCACATCGACGCGTTGGCCGCGCTGCCCTTTCCAGGATTATCCACGACCGCCAATCCCGCGAGCGTCTGCGTCGCAGACGTAAACTCCGATTTTCATCAAGACTTGATTTGCGTAGGCGAGAAGGGATGTCGCATTTTTCTTGGAACACAGGACGGATCGTTCTCGTTGGTGAACGACCCTTCGGAAGACTTGAATCGTAGTGCGAGCTCCGTTTGGCCGGTGGACATTGACGCAGACGGTGATATCGACCTGCTCCTGAGCGACGATGAGACAGCGTTGCGAGGCGTTCGGAACAACGGCGACATGACCTTTACCTCCATTGAAACGGGAATCGAGGCACATTCGGTCGCCAATCTTGCTTCGGTCGACTTCGATGGCGATGGTGATGTAGATGTCGTCACTTTGGACGACTCTGGCGCATTGATCGCGTGGCAAAATGAACGTGGCGGAAAATACGTCGCGACAGAGCTGCCAGATGACCAACGCCGGATTGCACTCGCCATCGGTGATATCGATCGAAGCGGACGAATGGATTTGATCACGATATCGGAATCAGGTCATCTTCGTTCGGCGCACTGGGAGGTGGACCACTGGACCGAGTCGCCGATCGCGACGTGGTTGCCGACCGATTCATTCACCACGGCCGTCACGGGAGACCTGTATCTGTCGACCGCCGACCTTGACAACAATGGCGGCGTCGACGTCGTTGCCAGTACGACGTCGAAAAATGCCGTGTGGCTGCAGACGACAGATGGGGCTTGGACTTTATTGGATCAAAGTCCATCGATCAGGCCGACATCGATCGTGGATTTCAACGAAGATGGGCGACTTGATCTTGTCGGATTATCAGAGTCGGGTGTGACCGTGGCTTTGAATCAAAGCCAAGCAGGTTATGGATGGACGACGCTGAAACCACTTGCAAATACCGGTGCGGGTGACAAACGCATTAATTCCTTTGGCATCGGCGGACGCATTGAGGTGCGTGCGGGAAATCTGGTGCAAGCCAACGAAATCGACTCTCCTCGTGTGCACTTCGGATTGGGAAACCATCGTCGAGCTGACGTCGCAAGAATCATTTGGCCCAACGGCACCGTTCAGGCGGAGTTTGATCTGACAAGTGGTGAAACGCTTGTTGCGAATCAACGGTTGAAGGGCTCATGCCCGTGGGTCTTCACCTTTGATGGTCAAGATTTTCGATTCGTCAAGGACTTCATATGGCGATCCCCATTAGGACTGCGGATCAATGCTCAAACGACTGCCGGTGTGACACAGACAGAGGATTGGATCAAGATTCCTGGTGATCAACTTGCGGAAGTCGATGGCCGCTATCTCGTACGGATCACCGCAGAATTGTGGGAAACGCATTTCTTTGATCACGTTTCAATGATTGCCGTGGACCATCCAATAGACGTCGAAGTGTTCGTTGATGAGCGGTTTGTACCACAATCCATGCCAGATCAGAAAGTGACATCCCTGGCTCCTCCGAAACCACTCTCGAATATTGTCGATGATGCTGGTGATTCGATGGATGAGACGCTACGAAGCAATGACGGTGTCTATGCAGACGGTTTCGCACTCGGAGAGTTTCAAGGAGTAGCGAAGGACCATTGGATTGAATTCGATTTGCCCAGTGAAGCTTCGCCGGATCAAACTGTCATGATTGTCGGTCATGGCTGGATCTACCCGACCGACAGTTCCCTCAATGCAGCGCTCGACCAAGGAAACGCGGCGCGCCCCTATCCCTTGATCTTGGAACAACAACATCCCGACGGCCATTGGTCCTTGGTACAGGAGAATCTGGGATTCCCCGCTGGAAAGAACAAGGATGTGTTGCTGCCAATTCCCAGCCGATCGCTGACTGTTTCTCGACGGTTCCGATTGCGAACCAACATGGAAGTGTATTGGGATTCGCTTCGTTGGAGTTATGTCGTCGAGTCGGTAGAGCCACGATTGACAACACTCAAAACTTCTCGAACGACGTTGCGATATCGTGGGTATTCGCGACTATTGCCAGAACATCGTCGTCGGCCCGACACGCCGGTTTATGAAGTGACGAGCACCGGCCAACGCTGGCTTGATCTCGACGGCTACTACACCCGCTATGGAGACATTGGCGATTTGCTCGAGTCGGTTGACGATCGATATGCGATTGTAAATGCGGGCGATGAATTGGTCTTTGAGTTTGACGCCATCGGCCGCCCTCCCTCTGGCTGGCAAAGGGACTTTGTACTTGTCGGAGACGGGTGGGTGAAAGACGGCGACCTCAATACCGCATTCTCACAGACGGTGCTCCCCTTACCGTCTCATGACAAAACCGAGTATCGCGGTCCGCTTGTGCCGCTAATCGAAGATGCGGTGTATCAACAACACATCAAAGACTGGCTGAACTATCACACACGCTACATAACACACGATCATTTCCACCAGCATTTGTGGCAACAAAATGCTGGCGTTGGAACCAACGAGGCGCAACCATGA
- a CDS encoding CRTAC1 family protein: protein MTLTLRILLIIVFGSLLFGPAAYFRLRSERATEADVANVNTDQLLDRYGFVLKESAHVSGIDFTHQPPRTDPRLDHISPQIAAMGASVSVVDFDRDGWQDFYVTKSAPGTMNGLFRNLHDGRFTDVAPQVGLADLNQMGSGACMGSVWADIDNDGYEDVLIYKWGSVELFRNQRGESFERITESSGMPEWANAGCATWFDYDRDGWIDLLLAGYWPDNVRLEQLDHTRIMPESFEYANNGGRKWLLRNIGGGRFEDVTSSVGIDSTRWTLAVIATDFNDDSFPDLFLANDYGVSEMFINEGGVRFKEMGKESGIGLSPKSGMNAAVGDVLNQGRLAIYESNISEEGVLLQGNNLWLPSSDGTLRFENLASVMGVELAGWSFGAQFGDLNNDGYLDLYVTNGYVSGDRGTSYWYDFSQITGGHRQIISDTENWPDMRGRSLAGYQSKRVWLNNGAGQFQDVAQFIGATDRYDGRAVALADFSNRGALDVIVANQRGPLLLYRNEIDKQRNWISLELEGTQSNRSAIGAQVRVYWNNQQQLQELVSASGYSAQNQRRLHFGLGEHSIVDRVSIRWPSGKVQEIKNLAVNQIHKIRESE from the coding sequence ATGACTCTCACGCTACGCATCCTATTAATAATCGTATTCGGCAGTTTACTGTTCGGTCCGGCAGCTTACTTTCGTTTGAGATCTGAACGTGCCACGGAAGCCGATGTGGCGAACGTCAACACCGATCAATTGCTCGACCGATATGGTTTTGTATTGAAGGAATCGGCGCATGTGTCCGGTATCGATTTTACACATCAGCCGCCGCGAACCGACCCAAGGCTGGACCACATCTCGCCTCAGATCGCTGCGATGGGCGCCAGCGTGTCGGTCGTCGACTTTGATCGAGACGGCTGGCAGGACTTTTACGTGACCAAAAGTGCTCCCGGCACCATGAACGGGCTGTTTCGAAACCTTCACGACGGCCGCTTCACCGATGTCGCTCCGCAAGTCGGATTGGCCGACCTCAACCAAATGGGGTCTGGAGCGTGTATGGGAAGTGTCTGGGCCGACATCGATAATGATGGCTACGAAGATGTTTTGATCTACAAATGGGGCAGTGTCGAACTGTTTCGCAATCAACGCGGTGAGTCCTTTGAACGAATCACCGAATCATCTGGAATGCCCGAATGGGCGAACGCGGGGTGTGCGACGTGGTTTGACTATGATCGCGACGGTTGGATCGACCTCTTGCTGGCGGGGTACTGGCCCGACAATGTTCGCTTGGAACAACTTGACCACACTCGGATCATGCCAGAGAGTTTTGAATACGCCAACAACGGAGGTCGAAAATGGTTGCTGCGGAACATCGGCGGTGGAAGATTTGAGGACGTCACTTCATCTGTCGGAATCGACAGCACACGTTGGACGCTGGCTGTGATTGCAACGGATTTCAATGACGACTCATTCCCTGATCTGTTCTTGGCAAATGATTACGGCGTCTCAGAAATGTTCATCAACGAGGGAGGTGTCCGTTTCAAAGAAATGGGAAAGGAAAGCGGAATCGGGTTATCTCCCAAGAGTGGCATGAATGCCGCCGTGGGTGACGTGCTCAATCAAGGTCGCCTAGCAATCTATGAGTCGAACATCTCTGAAGAAGGCGTATTGCTGCAAGGCAACAACTTATGGCTTCCCAGCTCCGATGGAACGCTGCGATTCGAGAATCTCGCCTCCGTGATGGGGGTAGAATTGGCCGGTTGGAGTTTCGGTGCTCAGTTCGGGGATTTGAACAACGACGGCTATCTCGATCTGTACGTCACCAATGGCTATGTCTCTGGTGATCGCGGGACGAGCTACTGGTACGATTTCTCGCAGATCACCGGGGGCCATCGGCAGATCATTTCCGATACGGAAAACTGGCCCGATATGCGAGGCCGCAGCCTAGCCGGTTATCAATCCAAACGCGTCTGGCTCAACAATGGTGCTGGTCAGTTTCAAGACGTTGCGCAGTTCATCGGAGCAACCGACCGATACGACGGTCGTGCCGTTGCCTTGGCCGACTTCAGCAATCGTGGGGCTTTGGATGTGATCGTTGCCAACCAGCGAGGACCGTTGCTGCTGTATCGCAATGAGATCGACAAACAACGCAACTGGATTTCGCTGGAACTGGAGGGAACACAGAGCAATCGAAGTGCGATCGGAGCCCAAGTGCGAGTGTATTGGAACAATCAGCAGCAACTTCAAGAATTGGTTTCTGCTAGCGGATACTCCGCGCAGAACCAAAGGCGTTTGCACTTCGGGTTGGGAGAGCATTCGATCGTCGACCGCGTGTCGATCCGCTGGCCATCGGGAAAGGTACAAGAGATCAAGAATCTCGCCGTCAACCAAATCCACAAGATTCGGGAATCAGAATGA